One Thiomicrorhabdus sp. genomic region harbors:
- a CDS encoding DUF3087 family protein — MFQIEPIDPKVFKQKTRRATLIIMTMFLVIGFITASLSNHYLGPYSNSPVVVNLLGAFIGLIITGLIVKIFFSDKDWMHEAVYAFRLKRHLMMVTNRLRPLQEAVEQGDTAAMKLLRFYHSGLEQMHRFEENSTALIDLEAEKRALEAKMREAEIPLEQNQIDPQSLESYPLQKD; from the coding sequence ATGTTCCAAATCGAACCCATCGATCCGAAAGTATTCAAACAAAAAACCCGCAGAGCCACTCTTATCATCATGACAATGTTTCTTGTCATTGGCTTTATCACTGCAAGCCTGAGCAATCACTATCTCGGCCCCTATTCAAACAGCCCTGTAGTCGTTAACCTCTTAGGCGCTTTTATCGGTCTGATCATTACCGGGTTGATTGTGAAAATCTTCTTTTCCGATAAAGATTGGATGCATGAAGCGGTATACGCCTTTCGTCTCAAGCGCCACCTTATGATGGTCACAAACCGCTTGCGCCCACTTCAGGAGGCTGTAGAACAAGGCGATACTGCGGCCATGAAATTATTGCGTTTCTATCATTCGGGTCTTGAGCAGATGCACCGATTTGAGGAGAACAGTACAGCGCTCATCGATCTGGAAGCCGAAAAACGCGCTCTGGAAGCGAAAATGCGCGAAGCAGAAATCCCCCTCGAACAAAATCAAATCGACCCTCAAAGCTTGGAATCTTACCCTTTACAGAAAGATTAG
- a CDS encoding tetratricopeptide repeat protein produces the protein MAIKKYLLIGLTGALLSTSAWAVDPKSCLQTFQGEAKQVCEKAIAGDPESQYQLARIYGDAQNSQMINYELSFYWHRELARNALKSNLKDEIYLLTMYNTGVFYADGIGVQQNLKNGIFWFQKAAERGEALSMLRLAVLYKSGLGVEKSDQTSEMWLNKAVKAGNPQAKVLKSRWILEGQISEKSTKLAIQLLEEAAKDNEPQACFALGNMHTTGFNVDKNPKKAKDYYSKACSLNLLEACKRYHDLDIEQGNFSLK, from the coding sequence ATGGCAATAAAAAAGTACCTTTTAATCGGGCTGACCGGCGCTCTACTTTCCACCTCCGCCTGGGCGGTCGACCCCAAGTCGTGTTTGCAAACCTTTCAAGGAGAAGCCAAACAAGTCTGTGAAAAGGCCATTGCCGGAGATCCCGAATCTCAATATCAACTGGCCCGCATTTACGGAGACGCTCAGAATTCGCAGATGATCAACTACGAATTGTCATTCTATTGGCACCGCGAATTAGCCCGCAATGCTTTGAAGTCTAACCTTAAAGATGAAATTTATCTGCTCACCATGTACAACACCGGGGTTTTTTATGCTGACGGTATCGGAGTACAGCAAAACCTGAAAAACGGTATCTTCTGGTTTCAAAAAGCCGCTGAACGAGGCGAAGCGCTTTCCATGCTTCGCCTCGCCGTCCTTTATAAATCCGGACTGGGAGTGGAAAAAAGCGATCAAACGTCCGAAATGTGGCTCAACAAGGCTGTCAAAGCCGGTAATCCGCAAGCCAAAGTCTTGAAATCCCGTTGGATCCTTGAAGGGCAAATCAGCGAAAAAAGCACCAAGCTGGCAATCCAACTGCTTGAAGAAGCAGCAAAGGACAACGAGCCACAAGCCTGTTTCGCTTTAGGAAACATGCACACAACCGGGTTTAACGTCGACAAGAATCCTAAAAAGGCAAAAGACTACTACAGCAAGGCCTGCTCCCTGAACCTGCTTGAAGCCTGCAAACGTTATCACGATCTGGATATCGAACAGGGCAACTTCTCTCTGAAATAA
- the thiC gene encoding phosphomethylpyrimidine synthase ThiC, producing MSSNHKTTDRRERRAAAEAFIQNVSGQSFPNSQKIYVDGSLHPIRVGMRQISLSDTYVSGPEDNPVMEKNEPVCVYDTSGPYTDPEISIDVYQGLPKLRESWIERRGDTEVLNSVTSKFTQERLANEGLDHIRFEHLPEVRCAKAGKNVTQMHYARQGIVTPEMEYIAIRENMKRAEVREEMIRQQHAGESFGASIPSEITPEFVREEVARGRAVIPCNINHPESEPMIIGRNFLIKVNANIGNSAVGSSIAEEVEKLVWATKWGADTVMDLSTGRNIHETREWIMRNSPVPIGTVPIYQALEKVGGIAEDLTWEIFRDTLIEQAEQGVDYFTIHAGVLLRYIPMTAKRVTGIVSRGGSIMAKWCLAHHQENFLYTHFEDICEIMKAYDVSFSLGDGLRPGSIADANDKAQFSELETLGELTQIAWKHDVQVIIEGPGHIPLHMIKENVDKQIEECGEAPFYTLGPLTTDIAPGYDHITSGIGAANIGWYGCAMLCYVTPKEHLGLPNKEDVKEGLMAYKIAAHAGDLAKGHPGAQIRDNALSKARFEFRWVDQFNLGLDPERAREYHDETIPQESGKVAHFCSMCGPKFCSMKISQEVRDYAAEQDAAGQITEITLDEIKQGMKQKSQEFIETGSEIYRKEA from the coding sequence ATGAGTTCAAATCACAAAACCACCGATCGCCGCGAACGCCGTGCGGCGGCTGAAGCGTTTATTCAAAACGTCTCCGGTCAATCTTTTCCGAATTCGCAGAAAATTTATGTAGACGGTTCATTGCATCCGATTCGGGTTGGCATGCGTCAAATCTCTTTGAGTGATACCTACGTTTCCGGCCCGGAAGACAATCCTGTGATGGAAAAGAACGAACCGGTTTGCGTATACGACACTTCCGGTCCCTATACGGATCCGGAAATATCGATCGATGTGTATCAGGGGCTGCCGAAACTGCGTGAATCCTGGATCGAACGTCGAGGAGACACGGAAGTGCTGAATTCGGTTACGTCGAAATTTACTCAGGAACGCCTGGCGAATGAAGGGCTGGACCATATCCGTTTTGAACATCTTCCCGAGGTGCGTTGCGCCAAAGCCGGTAAAAATGTCACCCAGATGCACTATGCCCGCCAGGGGATCGTTACGCCGGAAATGGAATATATTGCCATTCGTGAAAATATGAAACGTGCCGAGGTGCGTGAGGAGATGATTCGGCAACAGCACGCGGGTGAATCTTTCGGCGCCAGTATCCCCTCGGAAATTACCCCGGAGTTTGTTCGGGAAGAAGTGGCACGCGGCCGTGCCGTGATTCCGTGCAATATCAACCATCCGGAATCGGAACCGATGATTATCGGACGGAACTTTCTGATCAAGGTGAATGCCAATATTGGTAACTCAGCGGTTGGTTCATCCATTGCTGAAGAGGTCGAGAAGCTGGTTTGGGCGACCAAATGGGGCGCTGATACGGTGATGGATCTGTCTACCGGGCGCAATATTCACGAAACCCGGGAATGGATCATGCGCAACTCTCCGGTGCCGATCGGCACGGTTCCGATTTATCAGGCTCTGGAGAAGGTAGGCGGGATTGCTGAAGACCTGACTTGGGAAATCTTCCGCGATACCTTGATCGAGCAGGCGGAGCAGGGCGTGGATTATTTCACGATTCACGCCGGAGTGCTGCTGCGCTATATTCCGATGACTGCCAAACGCGTTACCGGAATTGTTTCGCGAGGCGGCTCGATCATGGCTAAATGGTGTCTGGCGCATCATCAAGAGAATTTCCTCTATACGCATTTTGAAGATATCTGTGAAATTATGAAAGCCTATGACGTCAGTTTCTCTCTGGGGGATGGTTTGCGTCCCGGTTCCATTGCCGATGCGAACGACAAGGCTCAATTTTCGGAATTGGAAACCTTGGGTGAGTTGACGCAAATTGCCTGGAAACATGATGTGCAGGTTATTATCGAAGGTCCCGGGCATATTCCATTGCATATGATCAAGGAAAATGTCGATAAACAAATTGAAGAGTGCGGTGAGGCGCCTTTCTACACGCTCGGCCCCTTAACGACTGACATTGCACCGGGTTACGACCATATCACTTCGGGAATCGGTGCCGCTAATATCGGCTGGTATGGCTGCGCCATGCTGTGTTACGTCACTCCGAAAGAGCATTTGGGGTTGCCGAACAAGGAAGATGTAAAAGAAGGTTTGATGGCGTACAAAATTGCAGCGCATGCCGGAGATTTGGCCAAGGGGCATCCCGGAGCGCAAATCCGCGATAATGCGCTGTCCAAAGCGCGTTTTGAATTCCGTTGGGTTGATCAGTTCAACCTTGGACTGGATCCGGAACGGGCTCGTGAGTATCACGATGAAACCATTCCGCAGGAATCCGGCAAGGTTGCACATTTCTGCTCGATGTGCGGTCCGAAGTTCTGCTCAATGAAGATTTCCCAAGAGGTGCGTGATTATGCGGCGGAGCAGGATGCAGCCGGACAGATTACCGAGATCACATTGGATGAAATCAAGCAGGGTATGAAGCAAAAATCGCAGGAATTCATTGAAACCGGCAGTGAAATTTACCGGAAGGAAGCTTAA
- a CDS encoding FAD-dependent oxidoreductase has translation MAHAMTGSRSGGGRIAVLGAGLLGRLLAFRLRNDFSVELFDADCSDATQSAAYLAAAMLAPLAESAETSAGIMHLGERSLQMWPEILQTLSSEVFFQNQGSLLLAFEQDLPSLRQLERNLKGDAFQRVGTSRIQSLEPGVNERFRHGLFLPNEGQLDNRQLLRALASEIEQSTSITWHQNSRVTFVDGDDWCGLRKLSGFDWVIDCRGIGSQETESDLRGVRGEVVRLHAPKVTLNRPVRLMHPRYPLYIAPKPGHQFVVGATQIESEDRRLPTVRSTLELLSACFSVHSGFAEAEVLQIQSGLRPAYPDNEPQMRVKGRRISLNGLHRHGYLLSPVLVDLCYCWLLEETVDPGYLQAVPDLLSVIENEEGAEYARAN, from the coding sequence GTGGCGCATGCAATGACAGGTTCGCGTAGCGGCGGAGGGCGGATAGCCGTTCTCGGTGCAGGCTTGCTCGGTCGCTTGTTGGCGTTCCGCCTGCGTAATGATTTTTCGGTGGAGTTGTTTGATGCCGATTGTTCGGATGCGACACAGAGTGCGGCTTATCTTGCCGCTGCCATGTTGGCGCCTCTGGCTGAGTCTGCGGAAACCTCTGCCGGAATCATGCATCTTGGAGAACGTTCTCTGCAGATGTGGCCGGAAATTTTGCAGACGCTGTCGAGCGAAGTCTTTTTTCAGAATCAAGGCTCTCTGTTGCTTGCTTTTGAGCAGGATCTCCCTTCGTTGCGCCAGCTGGAACGTAATCTGAAGGGAGATGCTTTTCAGCGGGTCGGTACAAGTCGGATTCAATCTCTGGAACCAGGTGTGAACGAGCGCTTTCGGCATGGTTTGTTTTTGCCGAACGAAGGGCAGCTGGATAATCGTCAGCTTTTGCGGGCTCTGGCTTCGGAAATTGAGCAGAGCACGTCGATCACCTGGCACCAAAATTCGAGGGTGACTTTTGTCGATGGTGACGACTGGTGCGGTCTTCGAAAATTGTCCGGCTTCGATTGGGTTATCGATTGTCGGGGGATTGGTTCGCAGGAGACGGAGAGTGATTTACGAGGGGTGCGTGGCGAAGTTGTTCGTTTGCATGCGCCGAAGGTGACTCTGAACCGCCCGGTGCGTTTGATGCATCCGCGCTATCCGCTGTATATCGCCCCGAAACCGGGGCATCAGTTTGTGGTCGGCGCGACGCAGATCGAAAGCGAAGATCGCCGTCTGCCGACTGTCCGTTCGACATTGGAATTGTTGTCGGCCTGTTTTTCGGTCCATAGCGGTTTTGCCGAAGCCGAAGTGTTGCAGATTCAATCCGGACTGCGACCGGCTTACCCGGATAATGAACCCCAAATGCGGGTAAAGGGGCGGCGGATTTCATTGAATGGCCTGCACAGACATGGTTATCTTCTCTCTCCTGTCCTGGTCGATCTGTGCTATTGCTGGCTGTTGGAGGAGACGGTTGACCCCGGTTACTTGCAGGCGGTACCGGATTTATTGTCTGTGATCGAAAACGAAGAAGGAGCTGAGTATGCGCGTGCAAATTAA
- the thiS gene encoding sulfur carrier protein ThiS, translated as MRVQINGAEFVLPANCVVSEAMKIYQAQMPYAVMINQAFVPKSQHADHFLKDGDRIDVIGAIQGG; from the coding sequence ATGCGCGTGCAAATTAACGGTGCGGAATTCGTATTGCCTGCAAATTGCGTGGTAAGTGAAGCGATGAAAATTTACCAGGCTCAGATGCCGTATGCGGTGATGATTAATCAGGCCTTTGTGCCAAAGTCGCAACATGCCGATCATTTTCTGAAGGATGGTGACCGGATTGACGTGATTGGTGCAATTCAAGGAGGGTGA
- a CDS encoding thiazole synthase: MKKFDIYGTQLDSRLLIGSALYSSPAVMKNSIIQSGAQVVTLSLSRQNPEIQGGSGFWQIIQSLGLHLLPNTAGCHSVDEAVTMARMSREIFQTDWIKLELVGDDYNLQPDPIDLVKAAEVLLNDGFKVLPYCTDDLVIARHLVELGCKVLMPWGAPIGTGKGLLNPYALQAIRDRFPEITLIVDSGIGLPSHAVQAMEMGIDGILLNSAVAQSVEPTWMAQAFRSAVEAGRLAYEAGPMAVRESASPSTPTLDSPFWHQTAS; the protein is encoded by the coding sequence ATGAAAAAATTTGATATTTACGGGACTCAGCTGGACAGCCGTTTGTTGATCGGCAGCGCTTTGTATTCGTCTCCGGCTGTTATGAAAAACAGCATTATTCAATCGGGCGCCCAAGTGGTAACACTCTCTTTGAGCCGGCAAAATCCGGAAATTCAGGGGGGCAGTGGTTTTTGGCAGATCATTCAGTCTTTGGGGTTGCATCTTTTGCCGAATACAGCGGGATGTCATTCGGTTGACGAAGCGGTAACGATGGCTAGGATGAGCCGGGAAATTTTTCAAACTGATTGGATTAAACTGGAATTGGTCGGTGACGACTATAATCTGCAGCCGGATCCGATCGATTTGGTAAAGGCAGCGGAAGTTTTGCTGAACGACGGTTTCAAGGTTTTGCCTTATTGTACCGACGACCTGGTGATTGCACGTCATTTGGTGGAACTTGGCTGTAAGGTACTGATGCCTTGGGGCGCTCCGATCGGAACGGGAAAAGGTTTGTTGAATCCGTATGCGCTACAGGCAATTCGCGATCGTTTTCCGGAAATTACTCTGATTGTCGACTCGGGCATCGGTTTGCCTTCGCATGCCGTCCAGGCAATGGAAATGGGGATCGACGGCATTCTTTTGAACAGCGCGGTGGCTCAGTCGGTTGAGCCGACATGGATGGCTCAGGCATTCAGGTCGGCAGTTGAAGCTGGTCGTTTGGCTTACGAGGCCGGGCCGATGGCGGTACGGGAAAGTGCCAGCCCCAGTACGCCGACGCTGGATTCGCCTTTCTGGCATCAGACGGCAAGCTGA
- a CDS encoding CsiV family protein, with translation MLHPYLPKAVIHWILFSLSLFLFSAQAQAAREYTVEVIVFENFTTKHWLEEFWPDLQQQPYDSRPATSYTSFPAAGNGLNSVVNRMQASKGYRILFHETWKQPFSGSKSNAPMTLIENASNSASNFKGYLQFYKTRYPHVTMDLQFERRIPQSAREAFAAKQQRMEADLPVSWRFDWQSASKLERGKLYYLDHPLLGVLIKVY, from the coding sequence ATGCTACATCCTTATCTACCAAAAGCCGTCATCCACTGGATTTTATTCAGCCTGAGCCTTTTCCTGTTCAGCGCACAAGCTCAAGCCGCGCGGGAATACACCGTTGAAGTCATTGTCTTTGAGAACTTCACGACGAAACACTGGCTTGAAGAGTTCTGGCCCGACCTCCAACAGCAACCTTACGACAGTAGACCGGCCACCAGCTACACATCCTTTCCGGCAGCGGGTAACGGTTTGAACAGTGTTGTCAATCGCATGCAGGCTTCCAAAGGCTACCGAATCCTATTCCACGAGACTTGGAAACAACCTTTTTCCGGAAGCAAAAGCAACGCCCCGATGACACTGATCGAAAACGCCTCAAACAGCGCTTCCAATTTCAAGGGTTACCTGCAATTTTACAAAACCCGCTACCCGCACGTCACAATGGATCTGCAGTTCGAGCGGCGCATTCCGCAAAGCGCACGTGAAGCGTTTGCAGCCAAACAGCAAAGGATGGAAGCCGATCTGCCTGTCAGCTGGCGTTTCGATTGGCAATCCGCTTCGAAACTTGAGCGAGGCAAACTCTACTATCTGGACCACCCTCTGCTTGGGGTCTTGATAAAGGTCTACTAA